In Theileria parva strain Muguga chromosome 4 map unlocalized ctg_529, whole genome shotgun sequence, one DNA window encodes the following:
- the TRAP gene encoding von Willebrand factor type A domain protein — MNVLKFPISYLIILIQFSYNNVLCHPVSEESNVLRSPKTVFSPQLTKSLKERLNHFGSLGPSDPYNSKRTEKVTENLSKEEETRPKEEDTEVKEDNTQTEVNVNEEENPVNQHQEEKVAEEKLNEEKVNEQTVSEQKPNEEKVSEEKVSEEKVEEKVNDDLDPAYISNVPFDTSSTDSTSDKEEKPQEPEEVIKAEKVDNLGFNLPPQKPLQKEPKSTELKSSELKSTELKPAEPKLNNRPKDREFSFTDFDGFMVNNREDLLKCINDPHDFVLVLDESESMSNYNWKKYVKEVTLLLASSISHLNKDNTLSIVHYSNVPTLRLNFQKIDPEAFQNTLDKINEMFQMRRSYGKSYTGKALEYVRQQLLHLPEIPEGSSSDSPKASNKVVILMTDGAAKDIEKAYNESLALRYNGVELFVFAVGFVNEENCRKLVGCPNEGHCTNVFYSSWNSILLQLQELLKFMCIDLGRNATCKEFWSDFSDCSRPCGGGTKRATFLKFTTLTEATAGSDGKKGLTCEDQYRYTTDKVVRCNEHPCPPDQSTLLQDLIKGKNGLSTDTDMLMEVKKHLRDDNTVDTHMRTKNLGDRVHHRHHSHSYAPKKVPEKEPKPDPVGTKILNDLLDGKKEPDPLPFHLLGENEHHVQVERILDQSEVDTPVRKHTPTSPTKPSTSHSTRHTQHAQTVHTPSQATVYTPPSPTVHTPSPPTEEDSSVQTESDQSDLDLPETPLKVDREVQTKNLVDQAMQTEREKVSSSSQTENNKVDGSSQTVNNKVDSSTQTDPDTTQELGTLTYDRLKQLVNSEQATKSGPTEVVSAGLDVVKEGVNKVDQHLKETIQQLQGGRWKLFVLKFKQKFKQLLENENFKKLSAVLIVIILSAISISFFSYLFLREREPVRRLFDPNDQEFMNAGDGDDVEPSENYQVSNMEDGIWA; from the exons atgaacgttttaaaatttcccATCTCTTATCTAATCATTCTGATACAATTTTCATACAACAATG tgttatgTCACCCTGTATCTGAGGAATCTAATGTTTTGCGATCTCCGAAAACAGTGTTTTCACCCCAACTGACCAAAAGCCTTAAGGAACGTTTAAATCACTTCGGTTCACTGGGCCCTTCTGATCCTTACAACTCCAAAAGGACTGAAAAAGTTACAGAAAATTTGTCTAAAGAAGAAGAAACCCGACCCAAGGAAGAAGACACTGAAGTCAAAGAAGATAATACCCAAACTGAGGTTAATGTTAATGAAGAGGAGAATCCAGTAAATCAACATCAAGAAGAAAAAGTTGCTGAAGAAAAGCTCAATGAAGAAAAGGTCAATGAACAAACGGTCAGTGAACAAAAGCCCAATGAAGAAAAGGTTTCTGAGGAAAAAGTTTCTGAGGAAAAGGTTGAAGAAAAGGTCAATGATGATCTAGATCCTGCCTATATCTCTAATGTACCCTTCGATACATCTAGCACTGATTCCACAAGTGATAAGGAAGAGAAACCTCAGGAGCCTGAGGAAGTAATTAAAGCCGAGAAAGTAGATAATTTGGGATTCAATTTACCTCCTCAAAAACCTCTTCAAAAAGAACCAAAATCTACAGAATTAAAATCTTCAGAACTAAAATCTACAGAATTAAAACCTGCTGAACCAAAACTCAATAACAGACCAAAGGATAGGGAGTTCAGTTTTACAGATTTTGATGGCTTTATGGTTAATAACCGCGAGGATTTGTTAAAGTGCATTAATGACCCTCACGACTTTGTACTTGTGCTCGATGAATCTGAAAGTATGTCCAATTACAATTGGAAGAAATATGTAAAGGAAGTTACGCTCCTCCTTGCCTCCTCAATTTCACACCTTAATAAGGATAATACTCTGTCAATAGTACATTACTCAAATGTTCCAACCCTTAGACTTAACTTCCAAAAAATTGATCCTGAGGCTTTCCAAAATACTTTAGATAAGATCAATGAGATGTTCCAGATGAGACGCTCGTACGGCAAAAGTTACACTGGAAAAGCGCTCGAATATGTCAGACAGCAACTCCTGCACCTTCCTGAAATCCCAGAGGGAAGTTCTTCAGATTCTCCGAAAGCCAGTAACAAAGTGGTTATATTGATGACTGATGGGGCAGCAAAAGATATTGAGAAGGCCTATAATGAGTCCTTGGCACTGAGGTATAACGGAGTTGAACTGTTTGTGTTCGCCGTAGGATTTGTGAATGAGGAAAACTGTAGGAAACTGGTCGGCTGCCCGAATGAAGGCCACTGCACCAATGTTTTCTATTCATCATGGAACTCTATATTACTACAACTTCAGGAGCTTCTCAAGTTCATGTGCATAGATTTGGGACGCAACGCAACCTGCAAGGAATTCTGGTCAGACTTCAGTGACTGTTCTCGTCCTTGCGGCGGGGGTACCAAGAGGGCGACTTTCCTCAAGTTTACGACCTTAACGGAGGCAACAGCAGGTTCAGATGGTAAAAAAGGTCTCACGTGTGAGGATCAATATAGGTATACAACTGACAAGGTTGTACGATGTAATGAGCATCCATGTCCGCCTGACCAGTCTACACTTTTGCAGGATTTGATTAAAGGAAAAAATGGCCTGTCCACTGACACTGACATGTTAATGGAGGTGAAAAAGCACTTGAGAGATGATAACACCGTTGATACTCACATGAGGACAAAGAATCTTGGGGATAGGGTTCATCATAGACATCATTCTCACAGTTATGCCCCTAAAAAAGTGCCTGAAAAGGAGCCTAAACCAGACCCAGTTGGGACTAAAATTCTAAATGACTTGCTGGATGGGAAGAAAGAACCCGATCCTCTGCCTTTCCATTTGCTGGGTGAAAATGAGCATCATGTACAGGTAGAACGTATATTGGATCAAAGTGAAGTTGATACTCCAGTACGTAAACATACCCCAACATCTCCCACTAAACCTTCAACAAGTCACTCTACTAGACATACTCAACACGCTCAAACTGTACATACTCCAAGTCAAGCAACTGTATACACTCCACCTTCTCCAACTGTACATACTCCAAGTCCTCCCACCGAAGAGGATTCAAGTGTTCAAACTGAATCTGATCAGTCAGATTTAGATCTACCAGAAACTCCATTGAAAGTTGATCGAGAGGTCCAGACAAAGAACTTAGTGGATCAGGCTATGCAAACTGAGCGTGAAAAGGTTAGCAGCTCTTCACAGACAGAGAATAACAAGGTTGATGGAAGTTCACAAACCGTGAACAACAAAGTTGATAGTTCAACTCAAACGGATCCCGATACGACACAAGAGCTTGGCACTCTAACATATGATAGATTAAAACAGCTTGTAAATAGCGAGCAGGCCACGAAAAGTGGTCCAACTGAAGTAGTAAGTGCTGGCTTGGATGTTGTGAAGGAGGGCGTGAATAAAGTTGATCAACACCTTAAGGAAACCATACAACAATTACAAG gAGGAAGATGgaaattatttgtattaaagtttaaacaaaaatttaaacaattactGGAAAATGAAAACTTCAAAAAACTAA GCGCTGTATtgatagtaataatattatcgGCAATATCAATATCATTCTTTTCATATCTTTTCCTCAGAGA GAGAGAGCCTGTGCGTCGGTTATTTGATCCAAATGATCAAGAGTTTATGAACGCAGGAGACGGAGATGATGTGGAACCTTCAGAAAACTACCAAGTCTCGAATATGGAGGATGGAATCTGGGCCTAA
- the ndx-4 gene encoding bis(5'-nucleosyl)-tetraphosphatase (Asymmetrical), producing MDDKAEPVLIRAAGIIIYNVDVESNVVKYLLLRSSSKPFHWTPPKGRLDPGEDSIDAAHRETLEEAGLTKEAYILHDDFKDVLNYQANGRDKECVYFLAKIADFPNTKVTLSNEHTDFAWVGIEDIPRYCDKESLRTMFVKAHEFLSKHYK from the exons ATGGATGATAAAGCTGAGCCCGTTCTCATAAGGGCCGCTGGTATAATCATATATAACGTTGATGTCGAGTCAAATGTAGTAAAATATCTACTTCTCCGGTCCTCTTCTAAACCCTTCCACTGGACTCCACCAAAAG GCAGGTTGGATCCTGGAGAGGATTCCATAGATGCTGCTCATAGAGAAACACTAGAGGAAGCTGGCCTTACGAAAGAAGCATACATTCTCCACGATGACTTCAAGGAT GTGTTGAATTACCAAGCAAATGGAAGGGACAAGGAATgtgtatattttttagctAAAATTGCTGATTTCCCCAATACCAAAGTTACACTCTCAAATGAACACACTGATTTTGC ATGGGTTGGAATTGAAGATATACCAAGATACTGTGACAAAGAATCATTGCGTACAATGTTCGTTAAAGCCCATGAATTCCTGTCAAAACATTACAAATAA
- the TRAP gene encoding von Willebrand factor type A domain protein encodes MKEEWEKLIPFLKSLVKSISISPNYVHLSVVTFSTSIRWLISFLNPSGKDENLALRVIDELKNSKPVFGFTFTGQALNFITEAVYQFGARQNAPKAIILITDGSSTQPNVTSQASAMLREAGVTILVVGVGMARDYECRAVAGCPVKGNCPHFFMTNWNEIIRKVGELMAEVCETIPRDAVCQPHWSEWSECDANCGNGTRYKKLMGVTTISEATVGSNGKSGRTCEMIYENAEVPKEECSVECDNGDGGEEISVIGGKEKKEEENNLLKEYERYRHEGEHEQYEEETNTENEEFNRGGAKIAGGIALALLMIAGAGGYTYYKKRKGVTDSGDLDEDFADSSANRGVRESVGEAYTVTDLDDGLWSQSNQ; translated from the exons ATGAAGGAGGAATGGGAGAAACTTATTCCGTTCCTGAAATCTCTTGTGAAATCAATCAGTATCAGCCCAAACTACGTGCACTTGTCAGTGGTAACATTTTCCACCTCAATTAGGTGGTTAATATCATTTCTGAACCCATCTGGTAAGGATGAGAACTTGGCCCTAAGAGTTATCGACGAGCTGAAGAATAGTAAGCCGGTGTTTGGTTTTACATTCACTGGTCAGGCACTTAACTTTATTACTGAGGCTGTTTATCAATTTGGTGCTAGACAGAATGCTCCAAAGGCTATTATCCTCATCACCGACGGGTCCTCCACTCAGCCTAATGTTACTTCTCAAGCCTCAGCAATGCTCAGGGAGGCTGGAGTAACAATTCTCGTGGTTGGAGTTGGCATGGCTAGAGACTATGAGTGCAGAGCAGTGGCTGGCTGTCCCGTCAAGGGTAATTGTCCTCATTTCTTTATGACTAACTGGAATGAGATTATCAGAAAGGTAGGCGAGTTGATGGCTGAGGTGTGTGAGACCATACCCAGGGACGCAGTGTGTCAGCCTCACTGGTCTGAGTGGTCTGAATGTGATGCAAATTGCGGAAATGGAACAAGATACAAGAAATTAATGGGAGTGACAACCATCTCAGAAGCTACTGTGGGTTCAAACGGTAAGTCTGGAAGGACATGTGAGATGATTTATGAGAACGCTGAGGTCCCGAAAGAGGAGTGCTCAGTTGAGTGTGATAATGGAGATGGAGGAGAGGAAATTAGCGTGATAGGTGGGAAAGAGAAAAAAGAAGAGgaaaacaatttattaaaagagTATGAGAGATACAGACATGAAGGAGAACATGAGCAGTATGAAGAAGAAACCAATACTGAGAATG AGGAGTTTAACAGAGGTGGAGCTAAGATTGCTGGAGGAATAGCTCTAGCCTTGTTAATGATTGCAGGCGCTGGAGGTTACACATACTACAAAAA AAGGAAAGGGGTGACTGATTCTGGCGATTTGGATGAAGATTTTGCAGATTCTAGTGCGAATCGTGGTGTAAGGGAGAGTGTGGGTGAAGCTTACACAGTAACTGATTTAGATGATGGACTCTGGAGTCAATCCAACCAATAA
- the Lsm2 gene encoding U6 snRNA-associated Sm-like protein LSm2 yields MLFYNFFQSLVEKNAKVTVELKNDLQISGKLHSVDQYLNIKLTNVTANDTERYPHLLSVVNCFVRGSVVRYVFFNPSDINTEELQELCRRQAMKLNLDKSH; encoded by the exons atg ttattttataatttcttTCAAAGTTTGGTTGAGAAGAATGCGAAGGTTACCGTTGAGCTGAAGAATGATTTACAAATCTCAGGCAAACTCCACTCTGTCGACCAATATCTCAACATCAAGCTCACCAATGTCACTGCTAACGATACTGAACGCTATCCACATCTG TTGTCTGTAGTAAATTGTTTTGTTCGTGGGTCTGTAGTTCGttatgtattttttaatccGTCTGATATTAACACCGAGGAATTACAAGAATTGTGTAGAAGACAAGCAATGAAGTTAAACCTTGACAAATCTCACTAA